A genomic window from Gossypium hirsutum isolate 1008001.06 chromosome D10, Gossypium_hirsutum_v2.1, whole genome shotgun sequence includes:
- the LOC107914252 gene encoding serine/threonine-protein phosphatase 5: MPSMENEGSEVSRAEEIKNQANEAFKAHRYGQAIDLYTQAIELNSQNAVYWANRSLAHTKLEEYGSAIQDATKAIEVDPKYSKGYYRRGAAYLAMGKFKEALKDFQQVKRICPNDPDATKKLKECEKAVMKLKFEEAISVPESERRSVADSIDYRTIKVEPQYLGAKIEGDVVTLDFVKKMMDDFKNQKCLHKRYAFQIVLQMREMLQALPSLVDINVPDGSLLTVCGDVHGQFYDLINIFELNGLPSEENPYLFNGDFVDRGSFSVEVILTLFAFKCMCPSAIYLARGNHESKSMNKIYGFEGEVRSKLSETFVELFAEVFCYLPLAHVINQKVFVVHGGLFSVDGVKLSDIRAIDRFCEPPEEGLMCELLWSDPQPYPGRGPSKRGVGLSFGADVTRRFLQDNNLDLVVRSHEVKDEGYEIEHDGKLITVFSAPNYCDQMGNKGAFIRFEAPDLKPNIVTFSAVPHPDVKPMAYANNFLRMFQ, from the exons ATGCCCAGTATGGAAAATGAAGGTTCTGAAGTCTCACGAGCTGAAGAAATCAAAAACCAAGCTAATGAAGCATTTAAAG CACACAGATATGGTCAGGCTATTGACTTGTACACACAGGCGATAGAGCTAAATAGTCAGAATGCAGTGTACTGGGCCAATCGCTCACTTGCTCACACCAAATTGGAAGAGTATGGTAGTGCCATACAGGATGCTACTAAGGCAATTGAAGTGGATCCTAAATATTCAAAG GGTTATTACAGACGAGGCGCAGCTTATCTTGCCATGGGGAAGTTTAAGGAAGCACTAAAGGATTTTCAACAG GTCAAAAGGATTTGTCCCAATGATCCTGATGCTACCAAGAAATTAAAGGAGTGTGAGAAAGCggtaatgaaattaaaatttgaagaaGCGATTTCTGTACCCGAGTCGGAGAGGCGTTCTGTAGCTGACTCCATAGATTACCGCACCATCA agGTGGAGCCACAATATTTAGGCGCAAAAATAGAGGGAGATGTTGTTACTTTGGACTTTGTTAAGAAAATGATGGATGACTTCAAGAACCAAAAGTGTTTGCATAAAAG ATATGCATTCCAGATTGTCTTGCAAATGAGAGAAATGTTGCAGGCTCTGCCCTCTCTTGTAGATATTAATGTTCCTGATGGCAGTCTTTTAACTGTGTGCGGTGACGTGCATGGTCAG TTCTACGATCTGATAAATATTTTTGAGCTTAATGGTCTCCCTTCTGAAGAGAATCCATATCTCTTTAATGGTGACTTTGTTGATAGAGGATCTTTCTCTGTGGAGGTCATCCTCACACTATTTGCATTCAAGTGCATGTGTCCATCAG CTATTTACCTTGCTAGAGGGAATCATGAGAGTAAGAGCATGAACAAAATCTACGGTTTTGAGGGTGAGGTCAGGTCCAAGCTGAGTGAGACATTTGTGGAACTCTTTGCGGAAGTATTCTGTTATTTGCCTTTGGCTCATGTAATAAATCAGAAGGTCTTTGTCGTTCATGGAGGCCTTTTCAGTGTTGATGGGGTGAAACTCTCTGACATTAGAGCAATAGATCGATTTTGTGAGCCTCCTGAGGAAG GGTTGATGTGTGAATTGCTTTGGAGTGATCCACAACCTTACCCAGGACGAGGGCCCAGCAAGAGGGGAGTGGGTCTTTCTTTTGGTGCAGATGTGACAAGGAGATTTTTGCAGGATAATAATCTAG ATTTAGTAGTGCGATCTCATGAAGTAAAAGATGAAGGTTATGAGATTGAGCATGATGGTAAACTTATTACTGTTTTCTCTGCACCAAATTACTGTGATCAG ATGGGTAACAAGGGTGCATTTATTCGGTTCGAAGCCCCTGATTTAAAGCCAAATATTGTTACATTCTCAGCTGTG CCTCACCCTGATGTCAAACCGATGGCTTATGCCAATAACTTTCTCCGAATGTTCCAATAG